A genomic stretch from Aedes albopictus strain Foshan chromosome 2, AalbF5, whole genome shotgun sequence includes:
- the LOC115265818 gene encoding uncharacterized protein LOC115265818: MMLKKNLTYVEARELIAPLPIQNQYDVLADIAEFPALPNTFARMTAGRFTTRSNQPQQQRNVTINKPEERQLGAIKKPANDLSGGAKKMKIDEERQHLIKDRNAGGTSRGSGLENRHAVSERERWDNIIKKANADALETANRNVRGELANFYAALIQCSGVTEELQEKIKECSKKYLNLESIIV; the protein is encoded by the coding sequence ATGATGTTGAAGAAGAACCTGACCTACGTGGAGGCGAGAGAGCTCATCGCTCCGCTTCCGATTCAAAATCAGTACGACGTTTTGGCTGACATCGCCGAATTCCCTGCACTACCGAATACGTTTGCAAGAATGACGGCCGGTCGATTCACAACGCGAAGCAATCAACCACAGCAGCAACGGAACGTCACTATCAACAAACCAGAAGAAAGACAGCTGGGCGCTATCAAGAAACCAGCGAATGACTTGTCAGGCGGAGCAAAGAAGATGAAAATTGATGAGGAACGTCAGCATCTGATCAAGGATCGGAATGCGGGAGGAACATCCAGAGGAAGCGGACTGGAAAACCGACATGCTGTTAGCGAGCGAGAAAGATGGGACAACATCATCAAGAAAGCAAACGCTGATGCACTGGAAACGGCGAACCGCAACGTTCGGGGGGAACTCGCGAACTTCTACGCAGCTCTGATCCAATGCTCTGGGGTCACAGAAGAACTACAGGAAAAGATAAAAGAATGCTCCAAAAAATATCTAAATCTTGAAAGTATAATAGTATAA
- the LOC109621881 gene encoding zinc finger protein 189, with translation MSVQIPEFPINSCMAVCRLCLSEESLEDILEQEDLHILIADFLTIVISEDDTTSRFICATCRTRLTEFRDFKWRCLEVQELLQGQLYAVVEDEVPLVEVKDIQDSIEEESFEIVDVVESLDIENNSVTIEPDHQERKSSQPTNKQKRHQLQRIEYTKTGRKRYVYDLKEVYRNQLVKCSTCAKMIPKVRLEGHQNMHQGIRPFRCERGCSDRNFHCQQLRLHHYRNTHDGERHECDVCCKTYRSLRSLNYHKKDVHAEKPFLCSKCPQAFSSNSRLRQHLKYHNREKNHPCLQCKYSFYSKADLKKHSKRHEQNSDGANT, from the exons ATGAGTGTTCAAATTCCCGAATTCCCCATCAACAGCTGTATGGCAGTATGCCGATTGTGTTTgagtgaagaatctcttgaggatatTCTTGAGCAGGAGGATCTCCATATATTAATTGCGGATTTCCTCACGATTGTT ATATCCGAAGATGATACAACTAGTCGATTCATATGCGCTACGTGTCGGACACGGCTGACCGAGTTTCGAGACTTCAAGTGGCGTTGCCTAGAAGTGCAGGAGTTACTACAGGGACAACTGTATGCGGTTGTTGAAGACGAAGTGCCCTTGGTGGAAGTAAAAGATATACAAGACTCGATTGAGGAGGAAAGCTTCGAAATCGTGGATGTTGTGGAATCACTGGACATCGAAAACAATTCGGTTACTATTGAGCCTGACCATCAGGAACGCAAATCTTCACAACCAACAAACAAGCAAAAGCGACACCAACTCCAAAGGATCGAATACACCAAAACAGGGCGAAAACGATACGTCTATGACCTGAAGGAAGTCTACCGCAATCAGTTGGTGAAATGTTCAACTTGTGCGAAAATGATTCCCAAAGTTCGATTGGAAGGCCATCAGAACATGCACCAGGGCATTCGGCCGTTCCGATGCGAACGTGGTTGCAGTGACCGGAACTTTCACTGTCAGCAACTTCGGTTGCATCACTACCGGAATACACACGACGGCGAACGGCACGAGTGTGACGTGTGCTGCAAGACGTACCGATCGCTCCGCAGCCTGAACTACCACAAGAAGGACGTGCACGCGGAGAAGCCTTTCCTATGTTCAAAGTGCCCGCAAGCGTTCTCCTCAAA CTCTCGACTAAGGCAACATCTGAAGTATCATAACAGAGAGAAGAATCACCCTTGTTTGCAGTGCAAATACTCGTTCTACTCTAAAGCTGACTTGAAGAAGCATTCGAAAAGACATGAGCAGAACAGTGACGGAGCGAATACGTAG